One genomic region from Haloterrigena gelatinilytica encodes:
- a CDS encoding CBS domain-containing protein has protein sequence MPEIKSIVREQVVSASPDASLTELADLMDDEGVGSVVIVEEEQPQGIVTDRDITIEAVSRGEDPTSVTAADVMSEDLVTVDVDSGIFDVLRTMEDANVRRVPATDADGNLAGIVAFDDFVVLLGRELKLLGDVVEAEIPPYEHT, from the coding sequence ATGCCCGAAATCAAATCGATCGTCCGCGAACAGGTCGTGAGCGCGTCCCCGGACGCGTCGCTCACCGAGTTAGCCGATCTTATGGACGATGAGGGCGTCGGAAGCGTCGTTATCGTCGAGGAAGAGCAACCACAGGGGATCGTCACGGACCGCGATATCACGATCGAGGCGGTCTCCCGCGGGGAAGATCCCACCTCGGTGACCGCCGCCGACGTGATGAGCGAGGACCTCGTGACCGTCGACGTCGACAGCGGAATCTTCGACGTCCTCCGAACCATGGAGGACGCGAACGTTCGGCGGGTGCCCGCCACGGACGCGGACGGGAACCTCGCCGGAATCGTCGCGTTCGACGATTTCGTCGTTCTCCTCGGTCGAGAGCTGAAACTGCTCGGCGACGTCGTCGAAGCCGAGATTCCGCCGTACGAACACACCTGA